In the Pyrolobus fumarii 1A genome, one interval contains:
- a CDS encoding DUF58 domain-containing protein gives MTGRGAALTLLLALIAAAGVVGAPSGLSVAYAAGIALLSLLAYWRIVGVAKAAALSRLRVERVIEGHKVEGRKLRVKVEIRNPTPVPFEHIEVYDEPPWLWRIDGQPRVAVTLPARSRMIIEYDAEPVYGEHVFGPIRLVAYDPLGLFRVETRVGGETSVRIAPRTLGAVRGVYLVPSLPRPGGVAPGRRKGAGTTIYDVREYVPGDDTRLIDWKGFARTGRLLVKEFEQEVQVYTLLVLDVTGTMLLGALGETKLENTARVVRTIIEYVASRGDVYRVVVIDRDGKLYYTPWLRGRATIHQAVELLSSVKWGKASEEPPGEEELEARLASLRELARLAGREKTLIFVFTDAYESPQVAKRYAEVLSKLRLLHHDVQALIPLTAYFEVQLLSRDQLEASLYALLAYEKLREYTEIQRVFRRSGIPVVATGPVRLVETVLEKLEAYRRMLF, from the coding sequence TTGACGGGGAGAGGTGCAGCGTTAACACTACTACTCGCGTTGATAGCAGCCGCAGGTGTCGTTGGAGCGCCCAGTGGATTATCGGTTGCATATGCGGCTGGTATTGCTCTCCTGTCGTTGCTGGCGTACTGGCGTATAGTAGGCGTGGCTAAGGCTGCGGCGCTGAGCCGATTACGTGTTGAGAGGGTGATTGAGGGTCACAAGGTTGAGGGGAGGAAGCTTCGCGTCAAGGTTGAGATTCGCAATCCAACGCCGGTGCCATTCGAGCATATAGAGGTGTATGACGAGCCTCCGTGGCTTTGGAGGATAGACGGTCAGCCCAGGGTTGCGGTAACCTTACCAGCTAGAAGTAGAATGATTATCGAGTATGACGCGGAGCCGGTCTATGGTGAGCACGTATTCGGGCCAATTAGGCTCGTTGCTTACGACCCGTTGGGCCTGTTTCGCGTCGAGACGCGCGTGGGTGGAGAGACGAGTGTGAGGATTGCGCCACGTACGCTTGGCGCCGTTAGGGGTGTGTACCTGGTACCGTCGCTTCCTAGGCCGGGTGGTGTTGCACCCGGGCGGCGTAAGGGCGCCGGCACGACGATATACGATGTTAGGGAGTATGTGCCGGGTGACGACACCCGCCTCATAGACTGGAAGGGCTTCGCGCGTACTGGCAGGCTGCTCGTGAAGGAGTTCGAGCAGGAGGTGCAAGTGTACACTCTCCTTGTGCTTGATGTGACTGGCACGATGCTTCTAGGAGCGCTTGGTGAAACCAAACTGGAGAACACGGCGAGGGTCGTGAGGACGATAATAGAGTATGTGGCGTCGCGTGGGGACGTGTATCGGGTCGTAGTGATAGACAGGGATGGTAAGCTCTACTACACTCCATGGCTACGCGGGAGAGCAACAATACATCAGGCTGTAGAGCTTCTCTCGAGTGTTAAATGGGGTAAGGCTAGCGAAGAACCGCCGGGTGAAGAGGAGCTTGAGGCCAGGCTGGCGTCCCTGAGGGAGCTGGCGAGGCTAGCTGGTAGAGAGAAAACGCTCATCTTCGTGTTCACGGATGCCTATGAATCGCCACAAGTAGCTAAACGATATGCTGAGGTGCTCTCAAAGCTGCGTCTCTTGCATCACGATGTGCAAGCGTTGATACCTTTGACGGCATATTTCGAGGTGCAGTTATTGTCGCGTGACCAGCTTGAAGCGAGTCTCTACGCTCTACTAGCCTATGAGAAGCTGCGAGAGTATACGGAGATACAGAGGGTGTTTAGGAGGAGTGGTATTCCGGTTGTGGCTACGGGTCCCGTGCGGCTGGTCGAGACGGTTCTCGAGAAGCTCGAGGCTTATCGGAGGATGCTCTTCTAG
- a CDS encoding 50S ribosomal protein L13, whose amino-acid sequence MAGEAPFTIPREIVIDGTDLVLGRLASKVAQLLLMGFRVHVVNVEKVVVSGDPTKVILAYKKLFGVKTLHNPYRTGVRRARTPAHIFKDTVYGMLPKHNRRGREAWSRLRAWIGFPEQLRTKPMLPREMLMDAHVSRLGHKYVRLEVIAREMGWRGVVSK is encoded by the coding sequence ATGGCGGGGGAGGCACCCTTCACTATACCGCGCGAGATCGTGATTGACGGCACAGATTTGGTACTCGGCAGGCTGGCCAGCAAGGTCGCACAGCTACTGCTGATGGGCTTCCGCGTGCACGTCGTCAATGTCGAGAAGGTTGTTGTTAGCGGCGACCCGACCAAGGTGATACTCGCCTACAAGAAGCTATTCGGTGTCAAGACGCTACACAACCCGTACCGCACTGGTGTAAGGAGGGCTAGGACACCAGCTCACATCTTCAAGGACACCGTGTACGGCATGCTACCGAAGCACAACAGGAGGGGGAGAGAGGCCTGGTCGAGGCTTCGCGCGTGGATAGGGTTCCCCGAGCAGCTCCGCACCAAGCCAATGCTACCACGCGAGATGCTCATGGACGCGCACGTGTCCAGGTTGGGCCACAAGTATGTAAGGCTGGAGGTTATTGCGCGCGAGATGGGCTGGAGGGGGGTGGTTAGCAAGTGA
- a CDS encoding diphthine--ammonia ligase translates to MKSIKFCAMYTGGKDSCYSLHWAVMHGLEPACLITFRARGWDSMLFHYPNVDLVRLHSEAMGIPVLYHEVTGDEYADTVEAFRRARRECGCSVVVAGATASDYQRLRFATAAYEAGLEVITPIWGVDQAEYMRWLVEDGFVFILTSVQAYGLPPEYLGKPVTREIVEDIIRRARIYGFNPAFEGGEAETLVLDAPLFRKRLVVKGRVVRVAPDHYQYVIEDARLEEKGSA, encoded by the coding sequence TTGAAGAGTATCAAGTTCTGCGCGATGTACACGGGGGGCAAGGATAGTTGTTACTCGCTACACTGGGCTGTGATGCATGGACTTGAACCAGCGTGCCTTATCACTTTCCGTGCCCGCGGCTGGGACTCCATGCTCTTCCATTATCCTAACGTCGATCTCGTTAGGCTTCACAGTGAGGCTATGGGTATACCCGTGCTGTACCACGAGGTCACTGGCGATGAGTATGCTGATACCGTTGAGGCTTTTCGCAGGGCTAGGAGAGAGTGTGGCTGTAGTGTTGTTGTGGCAGGTGCCACTGCAAGTGACTATCAGAGGCTTAGGTTCGCAACAGCCGCTTATGAAGCTGGACTCGAGGTCATAACGCCCATCTGGGGTGTAGACCAAGCGGAGTACATGAGGTGGCTGGTCGAAGACGGATTTGTCTTCATACTGACCAGCGTCCAGGCTTACGGCCTACCACCGGAGTATCTGGGTAAACCAGTGACACGCGAGATTGTCGAGGATATAATCCGGAGGGCTCGCATCTACGGCTTCAACCCCGCGTTTGAGGGTGGCGAGGCCGAGACGCTCGTGCTCGACGCGCCGTTGTTCCGTAAGAGACTCGTAGTAAAGGGTAGGGTTGTGAGAGTGGCGCCCGACCACTACCAGTATGTTATTGAGGATGCTCGGTTGGAAGAGAAGGGCTCTGCTTAA
- a CDS encoding DNA-directed RNA polymerase subunit D, with protein MEIRLLEEAPLRLRVLIEGAPLAFVNALRRAAYTMVPVMAIDYVEFIDNNTVLYDEILAHRLGLIPLDSREAIKSYKKPEEFQESCIDSSGVPKFDEPGCFATLTLEVETGVDEVRMVYSGDLQSSDPTVKPVYPNIPIVLMAPGQRLHVRAYARLGYGKEHAKWFPVSVAAHRYLPVLEFDPKHEKANDCIECIEEFAPEVAEKLRNMKEKGRIEILEEVRSSTLLWCVKKRCGDAAKLEFDSNKLILTIESVGQLPARDILVLASDAIKRKALEMISELDELRKAYEESLAKGES; from the coding sequence TTGGAGATTAGGTTGCTTGAAGAGGCCCCGTTGAGGCTACGCGTGCTCATCGAAGGCGCGCCGCTCGCCTTTGTGAACGCGCTTAGAAGAGCAGCATACACCATGGTCCCCGTGATGGCTATAGACTATGTCGAGTTTATCGACAACAATACGGTCTTGTACGACGAGATTCTCGCTCATAGGCTTGGCCTTATACCACTAGACTCGCGCGAGGCTATCAAGAGCTATAAGAAGCCCGAGGAGTTCCAAGAGTCGTGTATAGACTCGTCTGGCGTCCCAAAGTTCGACGAACCTGGCTGCTTTGCAACATTGACGCTCGAGGTGGAGACAGGCGTTGACGAGGTTCGCATGGTGTATAGCGGCGACCTGCAGAGCAGCGACCCTACGGTAAAACCCGTCTATCCAAACATCCCCATAGTACTCATGGCGCCCGGGCAGCGTCTACACGTGAGGGCATACGCGAGACTAGGTTACGGCAAGGAGCATGCAAAGTGGTTCCCGGTGAGTGTCGCCGCACACCGCTATCTGCCCGTACTCGAGTTTGACCCGAAGCACGAGAAGGCCAACGACTGTATAGAGTGTATCGAGGAGTTTGCGCCGGAGGTCGCCGAGAAGCTACGCAACATGAAAGAGAAGGGACGCATCGAGATACTCGAGGAGGTACGTTCTTCTACCCTACTCTGGTGCGTGAAGAAGAGGTGCGGCGACGCCGCGAAGCTCGAGTTTGACAGTAACAAGCTGATACTGACCATTGAGAGCGTTGGGCAGCTACCTGCCCGCGATATACTCGTTCTAGCGAGTGACGCTATCAAAAGGAAGGCTCTCGAGATGATCAGCGAGCTTGACGAGCTTAGGAAGGCTTACGAGGAGTCACTGGCCAAGGGTGAGTCTTAA
- a CDS encoding 30S ribosomal protein S9, protein MSAQAAQQKPTVRIVIATGKRKTAIARAVIKPGKGRVWINGVPLELWPIEMARWKMMEPLLLAGKDIWSKVDIKVNVRGGGIMAQADAVRMAIARGLVEFTGSQELREIFEEYDRSMIAGDPRQTEPEKPMRRSARRRWQKSYR, encoded by the coding sequence GTGAGCGCTCAGGCTGCTCAACAAAAGCCGACCGTCCGTATTGTAATCGCGACTGGTAAGAGGAAGACTGCGATAGCTCGCGCTGTCATTAAGCCTGGCAAGGGCCGCGTCTGGATAAACGGTGTGCCGCTCGAGCTATGGCCCATAGAGATGGCGCGCTGGAAGATGATGGAGCCTCTGCTCCTAGCTGGTAAGGACATCTGGAGCAAGGTCGACATTAAGGTCAATGTGAGGGGAGGTGGCATCATGGCCCAGGCCGACGCGGTGCGCATGGCTATCGCGAGGGGCCTAGTAGAGTTCACAGGTAGTCAGGAGCTGCGCGAGATATTCGAGGAGTACGATAGGAGCATGATAGCTGGCGACCCGAGGCAGACTGAGCCCGAGAAGCCTATGAGGAGGAGCGCACGTAGGAGATGGCAGAAGAGCTACAGGTGA
- a CDS encoding DUF72 domain-containing protein — MGTSCTVYVGTSGWVYDWNPDGLEWYASYSGLNAVELNASFYRIPSRRMVESWARKGAALRWAVKVYRGVTHVHRLNERGLQLLLKFLEVFKPMDTLIDFYLVQLPPGFRKTPENMRRVAEAVKTTGLGERIAVEFRHESWFDKSTVEWAEKLGFTLVSIDAPIGTWIVAPRGTLYLRMHGRGVWYAYDYSSDELMDIASRIAALAPRRTYVFFNNDHWMLDNARMMLRLLRDLLCRV, encoded by the coding sequence TTGGGCACCTCCTGTACAGTTTACGTGGGGACTAGTGGCTGGGTCTATGATTGGAACCCCGATGGGCTAGAGTGGTACGCGTCGTATAGCGGGTTGAATGCTGTCGAGCTTAACGCTAGCTTCTATAGGATACCTTCGCGGAGAATGGTCGAGTCCTGGGCTAGGAAGGGGGCCGCATTACGCTGGGCCGTGAAGGTCTATCGTGGCGTTACGCATGTGCATAGGCTTAACGAGCGTGGGCTCCAGCTTCTATTAAAGTTCCTCGAGGTGTTCAAACCCATGGATACACTCATTGACTTCTACCTTGTGCAGCTCCCGCCTGGGTTCAGGAAGACACCAGAGAACATGAGGAGAGTGGCAGAGGCTGTAAAGACCACTGGTCTTGGGGAGAGGATTGCAGTCGAGTTCCGGCACGAATCGTGGTTCGACAAGAGTACCGTAGAATGGGCGGAAAAGCTCGGGTTCACACTTGTCTCCATCGACGCCCCAATAGGCACCTGGATAGTTGCTCCACGCGGCACGCTATACCTTCGTATGCATGGAAGGGGCGTCTGGTACGCCTATGACTATAGCAGCGACGAGCTTATGGATATAGCATCTAGGATTGCTGCTCTAGCCCCCCGCAGAACCTACGTGTTCTTCAACAACGACCACTGGATGCTCGATAATGCTAGGATGATGCTCCGGCTTCTTCGCGACCTTCTCTGCCGCGTATAG
- the rpsB gene encoding 30S ribosomal protein S2, which produces MVVEERREEQIEQPEVVQAESVQPEQAAAAQPPERAEAPQAAEERVIELLVPLELYIQAGVHVGTHICTAYMRKFVYRVRPDGIYIFDIRRIDERLRTAAKFLARFPPEKIVAVSVRQYGQKPVTKFCQYVGCKALTGRILPGTFTNPMLEWYLEPDVILVTDPRADSQAIEEAARMGIPVVALAHTDNRIENIDLVIPVNNKGRRSLALVYWILAREVLRARGDLGPDQDLPEPWEEFETKIRPRF; this is translated from the coding sequence ATGGTGGTGGAGGAGCGTAGAGAGGAGCAAATTGAGCAGCCAGAGGTCGTACAGGCAGAGTCTGTGCAGCCCGAGCAGGCTGCGGCGGCCCAGCCACCGGAGCGTGCGGAGGCTCCTCAGGCTGCTGAGGAGCGTGTGATTGAGCTTCTAGTGCCTCTAGAGTTGTATATCCAGGCTGGTGTTCACGTCGGTACTCACATCTGCACCGCGTACATGAGGAAGTTCGTGTATCGTGTTAGGCCCGATGGCATCTATATCTTCGATATTAGGAGGATTGACGAGAGGCTGCGCACTGCGGCTAAGTTCCTAGCACGCTTCCCGCCGGAGAAGATAGTGGCCGTGTCTGTCAGGCAGTATGGCCAGAAGCCTGTCACCAAGTTCTGCCAGTATGTTGGCTGCAAGGCTCTAACCGGCCGTATACTTCCAGGTACCTTTACGAACCCGATGCTAGAGTGGTACCTAGAGCCTGATGTCATACTGGTTACCGACCCAAGAGCTGACAGCCAGGCTATCGAGGAGGCTGCGCGCATGGGTATCCCGGTGGTTGCCCTAGCGCACACTGACAATCGTATCGAGAATATCGACCTTGTCATCCCGGTGAACAACAAGGGTAGGAGGAGCCTCGCACTCGTCTACTGGATACTCGCGAGAGAGGTGCTGCGCGCGAGGGGCGACCTAGGCCCCGACCAGGATCTCCCGGAGCCTTGGGAGGAGTTCGAGACGAAGATTAGGCCTAGGTTCTAA
- a CDS encoding DNA-directed RNA polymerase subunit N, protein MIIPVRCWTCGAPLAQYWEEFHKRVQNGEDPKKVLDELGIKRYCCRRMLLAHVPLIYEVIRFRRFV, encoded by the coding sequence TTGATAATCCCTGTCCGCTGTTGGACGTGTGGCGCCCCCCTAGCCCAGTACTGGGAAGAGTTTCACAAGCGAGTTCAGAACGGCGAGGACCCCAAGAAGGTTCTAGACGAGCTTGGCATCAAGCGCTACTGTTGCAGGAGGATGCTGCTAGCCCACGTGCCCCTCATATACGAGGTGATACGCTTCCGCCGCTTCGTCTAA
- a CDS encoding isocitrate/isopropylmalate dehydrogenase family protein — protein sequence MAKPRILVIRGDGVGPEVVNAALHVLEGLGVDMEIVEAQAGWDYYQKTGKPYQDDLLDLAKSVDAIFKGPIETPKATGYRSVNVMLRKSLELYANLRPFRAYPRVALNPKIDIIIVRENTEGLYSQVEWETGDAAFAVKVSTRRAAERVIDFAFRLALSWGRRRVSLVHKANILKLADGLYLRVFQEVAKKYEGRVEYDDVIVDAAGYYIVRTPERLDVIVTMNLYGDILSDVAAGVAGTMGLFGSANIGDRHAMFEPVHGTARDIAGKGVANPTAALHAASLMLRWLADRGFGEKYRMLGEALEKALYRVVEEGKVLTPDLGGNAKTMEYAEEVLKTAKAIVEQGG from the coding sequence GTGGCGAAGCCACGCATCCTCGTCATTCGCGGCGATGGCGTGGGCCCGGAGGTTGTGAATGCGGCGCTCCACGTTCTAGAGGGGCTTGGCGTCGACATGGAGATTGTCGAGGCTCAGGCGGGTTGGGATTACTACCAGAAGACTGGCAAGCCGTACCAGGATGATCTTCTCGATCTCGCTAAGAGTGTTGACGCTATATTCAAGGGGCCTATTGAAACCCCGAAGGCAACTGGCTATAGGAGCGTTAATGTGATGCTACGCAAGAGTCTGGAACTGTATGCTAACCTGCGCCCGTTCCGCGCATATCCACGTGTTGCCCTAAACCCAAAGATCGACATTATCATTGTGAGGGAGAACACGGAGGGCCTCTACTCGCAGGTAGAGTGGGAGACTGGCGACGCGGCTTTCGCAGTGAAAGTGTCCACGAGGAGGGCGGCTGAGAGGGTGATTGATTTCGCGTTTCGCCTCGCGCTATCCTGGGGTAGGAGGAGGGTCTCGCTCGTCCATAAGGCCAACATATTGAAGCTTGCCGATGGCCTATATCTGCGCGTGTTCCAGGAGGTTGCCAAGAAGTACGAGGGGCGCGTGGAGTACGACGACGTGATTGTGGACGCTGCTGGCTACTACATAGTCCGTACACCAGAAAGGCTAGACGTCATTGTAACCATGAACCTCTACGGCGATATCCTCAGCGATGTTGCTGCTGGCGTAGCGGGAACAATGGGGCTCTTCGGCTCGGCCAACATTGGCGATAGGCACGCGATGTTCGAGCCGGTGCACGGCACAGCACGCGACATCGCCGGGAAGGGTGTAGCCAACCCGACTGCTGCCCTACACGCTGCCTCCCTCATGCTCCGCTGGCTGGCTGACAGAGGCTTCGGAGAGAAGTATCGCATGCTGGGAGAGGCTCTAGAGAAAGCCCTGTACCGCGTGGTAGAGGAGGGTAAGGTGCTAACTCCGGATCTCGGCGGCAACGCCAAGACTATGGAGTACGCCGAGGAGGTACTGAAGACCGCTAAGGCGATTGTTGAGCAGGGAGGCTAG
- a CDS encoding NOB1 family endonuclease translates to MTGKVMVLDTTAFLAGLPLMLYGVRLVAPPSVIEEVRDDESRSRLETAMLLERVEVVKPREKYKWRVKRAAVKVGVHGSLSETDVEVAALALQLKEEGLEVEVVTDDYALQNLLASLGVSYRSLRTRGISRLVRYILVCPACGYTSRRYGERRCPVCGAPLVKRPRS, encoded by the coding sequence GTGACGGGAAAAGTGATGGTGTTGGATACCACGGCGTTTCTGGCAGGCTTGCCACTCATGCTCTATGGCGTGAGGCTGGTTGCACCACCGAGTGTGATTGAGGAGGTGCGTGACGATGAGAGCCGCTCCCGGCTAGAGACAGCGATGCTGCTAGAGAGGGTCGAGGTGGTGAAGCCGAGGGAGAAGTACAAGTGGCGTGTGAAAAGGGCTGCTGTGAAAGTTGGTGTGCATGGGAGTCTATCCGAGACTGATGTTGAGGTTGCGGCGCTCGCGCTGCAGTTGAAGGAGGAGGGGCTAGAGGTGGAGGTGGTAACGGATGACTACGCGTTACAGAACCTCCTTGCAAGCCTTGGCGTTTCGTACCGCTCGTTAAGGACTAGAGGTATAAGCAGGTTGGTAAGGTACATCCTCGTGTGCCCGGCGTGTGGCTACACGTCGAGAAGGTACGGCGAGAGGAGGTGCCCAGTTTGCGGTGCACCACTTGTAAAACGGCCGCGCTCATGA
- a CDS encoding 50S ribosomal protein L18e: protein MKRTGPTNIILRMTIRALRKAARQHKARIWRAVAEWLEKPRRQRVAVNVSKINRYTEPGDVVVVPGKVLGAGRLDHPVTVAAVAFSEQALEKIRKAGGRAIHILQLIEENPRGSRVKIIV, encoded by the coding sequence ATGAAGAGAACCGGGCCCACGAACATAATCCTCCGTATGACGATAAGAGCGTTAAGGAAGGCGGCTAGACAGCACAAGGCTAGGATTTGGCGCGCCGTTGCCGAGTGGCTCGAGAAGCCAAGGAGGCAGAGGGTTGCAGTAAACGTGAGTAAGATAAACCGCTACACCGAGCCGGGTGACGTCGTTGTTGTGCCTGGCAAGGTTCTAGGCGCTGGTAGGCTAGACCACCCGGTTACTGTTGCCGCCGTCGCCTTTAGCGAGCAGGCGCTGGAGAAGATTAGGAAGGCCGGGGGTAGAGCTATACACATACTACAGCTTATTGAGGAGAACCCGCGCGGTTCGCGCGTGAAGATAATCGTGTGA
- a CDS encoding AAA family ATPase — translation MASLEPVRSLAERVLGQVRKVVYGLDEQLKILLASLLAEGHVLLEGVPGVAKTTLAKAFASSMSLSFKRIQFTPDLLPSDVIGTMVYDQKSGEFRLKKGPIFANIVLADEINRASPRTQSALLEAMQERQVTIEGNTLRLPEPFMVVATQNPIEFEGTFPLPEAQLDRFLVKIVVPRPSREVLKQVLRNYGVIREWPIEPVATAEDVLEARRAVWSVRVSDSVLDYIVEIVEATHRHPHVRLGGSPRAAIAMQQLSRALAAMEGRDYVIPDDVKLAARYVLPHRIILKPEAEVEGVTPEAVVEEVLKSVPTPVP, via the coding sequence ATGGCGAGTCTAGAGCCAGTGAGAAGTCTAGCTGAGAGAGTCTTGGGGCAAGTGCGTAAGGTGGTATACGGGCTTGACGAGCAACTGAAGATACTCCTCGCGTCTCTTCTTGCCGAGGGTCACGTCCTCCTGGAGGGCGTGCCGGGTGTAGCGAAGACGACACTAGCCAAGGCCTTCGCATCGAGCATGTCTCTCAGCTTCAAGAGGATCCAGTTTACGCCGGATTTACTCCCCAGCGACGTGATAGGCACGATGGTATACGACCAGAAGAGCGGCGAGTTTAGGCTAAAGAAGGGCCCGATATTCGCCAATATAGTGCTGGCTGACGAGATTAACAGGGCGTCGCCGAGGACTCAGTCGGCTCTCCTCGAGGCGATGCAGGAGAGGCAGGTGACCATCGAGGGTAACACGTTGAGGCTGCCGGAGCCCTTCATGGTCGTGGCGACGCAGAACCCGATCGAGTTTGAGGGTACGTTCCCACTGCCAGAGGCGCAGCTGGACAGGTTCCTAGTCAAGATTGTCGTGCCGAGGCCATCCAGGGAGGTGTTGAAGCAGGTTCTTCGCAACTATGGTGTGATTAGAGAGTGGCCTATCGAGCCGGTGGCCACAGCGGAGGATGTACTCGAGGCGAGGAGAGCCGTGTGGAGCGTCAGGGTGAGCGACTCGGTGCTAGACTACATAGTGGAGATTGTTGAGGCTACGCATCGCCACCCGCACGTGAGGTTGGGCGGCTCCCCGAGGGCAGCGATAGCCATGCAGCAGCTCTCCAGGGCGCTCGCGGCGATGGAGGGTAGAGACTACGTGATACCCGATGATGTGAAGCTCGCGGCGAGATACGTGCTGCCGCACCGCATAATCTTGAAGCCCGAGGCTGAGGTTGAGGGGGTCACACCCGAGGCTGTGGTCGAGGAGGTGTTGAAATCTGTCCCAACACCAGTCCCGTGA
- the speB gene encoding agmatinase: protein MLLRVNPSPYTLAGLQANLDEAVFVVLGLPLEATSTLRPGSRLAPLAIREASLYVSLWSERVERSVALVPVHDAGDAVIEASVRDTLDSVAELVEMLVSRGKRVILVGGEHTITLSVVKAMVRRARNPLLIVFDAHLDMREVHQGAHLAHSTVTLRAAEQLGGQKVVVIGARALSERELERAKRLGVRVIRAREFEMSHIQRLAREVENVDWLHISIDIDALDPIFAPGATTPEPEGLTPTQLYDAIHELAGNARFATLDLTEYTPLYDPTRITAVYAAKAVIEYIAAQARTLSL from the coding sequence ATGCTTCTTCGTGTTAATCCTAGTCCCTATACGTTAGCAGGTTTACAAGCGAATCTAGATGAAGCTGTTTTCGTTGTACTTGGTCTACCTTTGGAAGCAACGTCCACGCTAAGGCCTGGTTCGAGACTGGCGCCCCTGGCGATACGCGAAGCGTCACTCTACGTTAGCCTATGGTCCGAGCGTGTTGAGAGGAGTGTGGCTCTTGTACCGGTGCATGACGCTGGCGATGCGGTCATAGAGGCGAGTGTAAGAGACACGTTGGATAGTGTGGCAGAGCTTGTCGAGATGCTAGTGTCGCGGGGGAAACGTGTCATTCTCGTTGGAGGCGAGCATACGATAACACTCAGTGTGGTAAAGGCTATGGTTAGGCGGGCGCGCAACCCGCTCCTAATAGTCTTTGACGCGCACCTAGACATGAGGGAGGTGCATCAAGGGGCTCACTTAGCGCACTCTACAGTGACGTTACGCGCGGCTGAGCAACTTGGAGGACAGAAAGTTGTTGTGATTGGCGCGAGAGCCCTATCTGAGCGCGAGTTGGAGAGGGCGAAAAGACTCGGTGTCCGCGTTATACGTGCGAGAGAGTTCGAGATGAGCCATATACAGAGGCTTGCGAGGGAAGTAGAGAACGTAGATTGGCTTCACATAAGCATTGACATAGACGCTCTGGATCCCATCTTTGCACCCGGCGCTACGACCCCGGAGCCGGAGGGCCTAACACCAACACAGCTTTACGATGCTATACACGAGCTAGCTGGTAATGCGCGCTTCGCTACACTAGACTTAACCGAGTACACGCCGCTCTACGACCCAACAAGGATAACCGCGGTATATGCTGCAAAAGCGGTCATAGAGTATATCGCGGCGCAGGCCAGGACACTCTCTCTATAG